TGCTCCACATATTCCTCTAGGAGATTGGTAAACAGTTGATTCACCGTGTAGCGAGCTGTTTCGATGGCCAAAGTGGGCAGTGGATAGCCGTAGCGCACGAAGATCTCGCCGATGCGAGCAAAGAAGCTCTTGTTGCAGTACGCATAGTTGGCCAGGCAGCAGAGCATCCGCTGCTCCCAGGTGACAGCTGctgctccgcctcctcctcctccggccaCCGAATCCGGTTGCTGGGCATTTGGAAATCCTAGCAGCTGGGATACATTGTGCGTGGGCGTCTCCTCGTCGTGCGAGTGAAAGGCCAGCTCTTCTATTACACCACTAAAAGCGGAGAGGAGCTCCTGCAGGCGCTGCGTAACCTCCCTTTGACCATCCGACTGCGGCTCGAGGAGATTACCCTCCCGCGTCTCCCGCTGCATGCACACCGACTGCACTTCGTCTAGGGTTTCAATGAGCAGGGTTTCTAGGGCAGCGGGCAGCAAGGTGGCACCTGGATACTCCTCCACGCCCAGCTCCCAGGACTCCTGGCTGCCCAGCTTCTTGCAACGATCCGTGGCTCGCTTGAAGATTATCGAGAAGCAAAACAGGCGCACTTCGTCTATTAGTTTCTGTATAATATCCAGTGCTTCTGAGGGCAAATCCAAGCTGATCAGCGTGGCATAGGCTATTCTCGTGAAGCGCAGGCACTGCGGAATCCAGGGGAGAAACTGATGCGTGGCCGAGGCGGAGCCAATGGGCCACGAAAGGCCGCTCGACTGGCGCAGCGAACGTTGATCGGCGGCAATGAGGATAGCGAGCCTCAAGTAGACACAAAACTTTTCAATGGCGTTCAGGATCATTCGCTTAAAGTCACCCGGCTTGGGATCATGTGGACCGCGCAGCTCTCCCGTGAAGTAAAGCTGCCCCAGACGCCACAAATCCGGCAGCTGTGAGGCGGCAATGTCGCAGAGTTCCTCGCAAAAGTTCACACGACTGGGTGCCTGGCTGGGATCCCTGCTTTTAACCTTCTCCTGCGCACTCGAATCCTTGTTGGCATGCTGCTCGAAGGTCTGGCGGAAGGTGCCCTCTAAGTACTTGGCCCTCGCTTCGATGGCATCCCAGGCGGGATCGATATTCCTCAGCTTTTCGCCTATGGGCGTGCCGCTCTGCTGAAGCTCCAAGCTGATCAAAGCCTTAATCAGCTTCTTTTGCTGCTCCACGCTCTGCGGCATCTTGACCACCTTCTCGTGCAGCTGCTTCCGAATGGACAGTATCCTGTGGTCCACCTCCTCCAGGACTTTGCGGAAGATGGGAATCTCCGTTTTGCCAAAGAGATTCTTGGCGCGGGAATAGTCATTCACAACTATGTCGTACTCACCCGCCTTGGCCCGCCGGTCCACCGAATTGGGCAGGCAGAAGAGGAACTTGTGACGTGAGAGAGCAAAAAGAACCGACCTGGTGGAGTCGGCCTTCTCCTTGCGCACCAGCACATCCGTGAAGATCTTCTGCGACTCGCTGATGGAGTCTGTAAGAGGGAGATAGACAcgcatgttaaaaacatgaaaaattttattttacagtgtgagcaaaatttttgacatgtgtgtcaaatacaaaagtgttaaaatgtgaaaaataattgttacttgtgttttttacacaatgtgtttttaacgcaaatgaaaattatatttcactGACATTAACGAATCAAAGGGAAAATGAATATATGTTAGTCTTAaccatttatattaatttttatactttaGAAAACGTGCATTTTTCAGTTAAACATATAATTCTGAcactttaatgtcaaaaactcattgtgttataaacacgctgtgtaaaaaacacgtcgagtaaataacacaaatgacatatgtatgtgtgttatCTATGTTTCTATCAAAtgtaggatacaattttttacacacaagtcaataacttttttacaCAAGTTTTTTTACAGTGTGTAATAGGATAGGATAGTAGGATTCTCTTAAGAGAAAAACTCACTTTCAATGGATGTTTCCAGTACATTCAGCGTCTCGTTCCCATGCAGCTTGACATCCTCCTGCAGCTTGTCCCTAATGTTCATCAGCGTGTCCAGCTGGTCAATCACCGAGCCCGCATTCGACTTGAGGAAGGACAACTGGCCCTCCTTCTGGCTCTCCACCTTGCGCTTCAAATAAGACAGTCCCGCCTTCAGGTCCTCAAAAGAGGTGGCCAGATGATTCTCCAGCAGGAACCACGAGGGTGAGAAGTGCTCTTGGGAGAGATCGCCGCAGGCCTCGGGAAACAAATCACGCAAATCCTCGGGAATCTTCTGTTCGTTGCCCTCGATGGAGAGGCCCAAAGGATCCTCCTGGGTCAATCCCGACTGGGCTAAAGTGCGACGACCCCAGGCAAAGTTCTGCGAGGGCGACTCCTCTATCCACACGGCAGATTCCTTGAGCGGACCAATGGTTTCGTGGTAGGCACGGAACTGCACCGTGGATGTGCCCATTCCGCCGCTCTGGGTGGTCACTATGATGTCGCCCTTGCCCTTCGCCGGACCCGTGCGTGCGATGATCTTGTTGGGCGACTTCCATTCTGCGGATAGCAGGCAATCCGAACCGCAGATCTTTAAACCTAAAATAGGGGAAAGTCATCAGAAAAGTGGGTTTATTTCGGGGGAAGACTACGCCTACCAATTAGATCTTGCACCCGGGTGCCCAGGAACTCGCCGCGGATGATGACGCGGGTGCCAGGTGGACCCTCCTTGGGGGAGAGCCCCGTTACCACCGGCTGCGGGGCCATTAATAGCTTTATTACCCGAAAAAACTggtaaaaattcaataaaaacaaaagagatcAGAACTTTTTTGCGATGACGCAGTGTTGGAAAACGCTTAGTTTAGTTCAGCGGCGATGCTATGAGCTTAGCTTTTTTATAGCCAAATAGAACCGGCTTTTCTAGCGGATATTGAAAATGAGCatcggaaaataaaaaaaattaaaatatttatttatttatgagatGCGactataataattaataaactcttaattttcataaaacgAGGAATTCTATTTTAATCGGTGTGCTACtagtaaaaaatcgaaaaactcAAAACATCAAAATACATGACGAGAAGGAAATAGTTTTGTTACAATTCTCAGTTTGATGAAAATCCCTTTTCCAAAAGGGATATTAGTAAAAGAGCAATGGATATTGAttgtattttctgaaaatatacCAATACCACCTTTCCCAGTTGACTTGAATTAGCATCAGAATTTATTAAGTCATGTATAGCAAGTGGGATAGGTTGTTTTTTATAgagctttaatttaaatgtgtaAAAGAAGGCCTTTTTAGATTTTGCTacaattgaatttgtttggaACAGCTtagtaaaattcataaattgaATAGTTAAGGAAATCCTCTAAATATAAACTAGTTAGTTGCTCAGCTCTATCCCCATTTGGCATCACTGGCCAACTTGGATCTGCCATCTCTGAACAGCTGATTGATTGTTTCCACAGATCCGCCGCAGAACAGAAAAATGGATGACGTCGAACGAATTCAGAGCGAGAATGATAATCTGCGCAAGATTCGCAACCGCCTGATGCAGTGGGAGTCCAAGACGGACCCGCTGGCGGCGCTGAGTGTCCAGCAGGAGGAGCACCTGGACGTGCTCACGAATCTGTGGCGGGATAGTGGATCCACAACGGTGAGTGGACTTTCCTGGTGAAGATCTGTTCTAACCCACCTTGTTTCTCTCCAGGCACCGGCTCCTTCGTCGCCAACAAAGCCTGGTCCAGCCGACCACCTGGCAGCAACTCCTCCGCCGAGCGGCGATGACGTGGAACTCCCCATCGATGGTCTGCAGAACACCAATGATTTCCTGCTCTGGTTCGCGGACGTCAGCGCGGAGATCGAGCAACGTGGCGACGCCGACTACCACAAATACCTGCAGCAGCTGGAGCAGCGCAAGGCGGAGTGCTCCCACATGCTGGGCCAGATTGCCGGGGCCATGGAGCGATTGGGAGCCCTCTGCGATGAGTACGACTTTGTGTCGCAGAAGACGAGCGCCTTGAACACGGCCAGCGAGCAGTTGATCGAAGAGCAGGAGAAGCTGCAGGAGCTGAGCCACGAGATTCAGCGACGACTGCACTACTTCAGCCAGGTGGAGCTGCTCAACCAGCGGCTGCAGAGTCCCACGCTTTCGGTGGCCAGCGAGGCGTTTAGGGAGTGTCTCAACAAGATTGACGAGTGTCTCAACTATATAGAGGAGAATGTAAGATGATTCTCCCAATCCCTGCTGATTTATATACtaaaaaccatattttttCAGCCCAAATTCAAGGATGCTGCTACTTACAATGTGAAATACAGGCAGTGCCTGGCCAAAGCCTCTGGTTTGGTGAGGAACTATGTGACTGGGGTGATCAACCAGGCCACCGAGGCCACGCTGCATCCGAAGAACAACGTGCCCGATGCCTCCACTGCCCTCAAAGCGCCCGATGCCGCCTTTGCTTTGTACTACGGCAAATACCAGACGGCCGCGGCGAAGGTGAAGCGAGTGGCCCAGTTGATTGAGGGACGCTCGGAGCACAGTCAGGACTACGCCCAGTTGATGGCCGACCTGCAGCAGCACTATTTGGCTCAGAGGGCGAGTGTGATGTCCCCAGCGGTGAATGCTTCGATACAGAACGTTAAGATTGCCCACAAGGGGGATCACTGTTCGCTGACGCGCAGTGCCTGTGCCTTCCTGGTGCACGTCTGCCAGGATGAACAGCGGCTGTTCTACCAGTTCTTCAGCACGGGAGCTCAGCACTTGACGTAGGCTTAATTTGGATAGATTTAAATGGCTTTATAATTGATTTTATCTTGCTTTTTTAAGGGTTTACCTAGAGGGTTTGTGCACTATACTCTACGACACCATGCGGCCCTTTATAATACACATTAATCACCTGGAAACGCTGGCCGAGATCTGCTCAATCTTACGCATTGAAATGCTGGAAGAGCATGTCCAGCAAAATCGTTAGTTAAAActacttttattataattgtttataactttttaatggctttatttttattttagctgcCGCCTTGGAGGCCTTTGCCACCATTGCTCATCAGCTGCTGCAGGATGTGCAGGAGCGGTTGGTCTTTCGAGCGCATCTATACCTCCAGTCGGATATCCAGAACTTTAATCCCTCGTCGGGGGATTTGGCCTACCCAGAAAAGCTAGAAATGATGGAGGTATTTAGCTTGAGGGGATTTAAATGCATGAAGTAACatatgttaatatattttagagcATTGCCCTGTCGCTCCAAGAACCTGCCCCCTTGCGACGATCGGATTCTAGAGCCTCCATGATATCCAGTGTCTCGAGTGCCGTGGAAACGGAGAGCGTGGACACCGCTTACAgggtgaagcaaatgagtgaGTTCCTCTACAGGAAATTCCAAAGGCAACCTCTAAAACCCCCTAATCTCCTACAGATTCCCCTGCCGATCTGCATGGCATGTGGTATCCCACAGTGCGTCGCACACTGGTGTGCCTCTCCAGACTCTATCGCTGCGTGGATCGACCCATTTTCCAGGGTCTCTCCCAGGAGGCTCTAAAGCTCTGCATCCAGAGTGTCTCGCATGCGGCTGGCAAGATTTCCGCCACCAAAACCCCAATTGATGGCGAGCTCTTCGAAATCAAGCATTTGCTTATTCTTCGCGAGCAGATTGCCCCATTCCGTGTGGATTTCACTGTTAAAGAAACCTCTCTAGACTTTAGCAAAGTAAAAACGGCTGCCTTTGGTCTGCTGCAGAAGCGCAAGCAGCTCTTTTCGATGGGCAGCAACAATGCGCTGCTGGAATTCCTGCTGGAGGGCACGCCGCAGATCAAGGAGCATTTGCTAGACTCGCGCAAGGAGGTGGATCGTCAGCTGAAGTCGGTGTGCGAGAAGTACATCAAGGATGCGGTGCACATGCTGGTGGGTCCGCTTGTTACATTCCTCGAAAAGGCGCAGAGTTTGTTAAATCAAGCTACCCCGGTGACTCCCCAATCACCGGAAACCGCAAAGGTTAGCTACGTTTTAAGGCAAAGTCCTTGGGCGAGTCCGCAGCAGATAAGCAGCATCATCCAGGAGACGCAGCGCCTGATCAAAGCCAAGCTGGCGGTTCTACAACGCTCCATGCAGCTCTATCTGAGCAATCGTGATACGGAATTCATTATCTTTCGGCCAATAAGGGTAAATCTCCATCATGTTTATCCAGAAACATAGCTCTAATTTCCCCCTCTTTGTTTTCAGAACAACATCATTCAATCCTTTGTGAAGCTGGAACAACTGCTAACCACCAATGGCTACTCCACAGATGATATGATCATCACGAGTTGTCCGTCGGCCGAGCAGGTGTCCATACTCCTGTCCAGCGCCAGTATTTTGGCCGCCGAGGGAGTGGCCAGCTTTGCGGCAGCAGCCCGGAAAATCAGTACCTCCTCCTCGGTGGAAGGCAGTGTCACTCTCGGCCGAAAGCTAAGCACGCTGTCCAATAAATCCGAGCTGCTGGAGGAGCCAAAGGCCGAGGAAGCCGCTGCCCAGATAGAAGTGGTGCCCGCGGAAGGACCATCGACGGAAAAGATCGTGGAAGAGCCACAATCGCAGGCCAATTCCGAATAATTTGCAATGTATCCTTGTAGAACTACTTACGTGTATCTATTTATGTAGCTAAGCCTTGTATCATATTTATCTGTTTTGCGT
The genomic region above belongs to Drosophila takahashii strain IR98-3 E-12201 chromosome 2L, DtakHiC1v2, whole genome shotgun sequence and contains:
- the Cog3 gene encoding conserved oligomeric Golgi complex subunit 3, with protein sequence MDDVERIQSENDNLRKIRNRLMQWESKTDPLAALSVQQEEHLDVLTNLWRDSGSTTAPAPSSPTKPGPADHLAATPPPSGDDVELPIDGLQNTNDFLLWFADVSAEIEQRGDADYHKYLQQLEQRKAECSHMLGQIAGAMERLGALCDEYDFVSQKTSALNTASEQLIEEQEKLQELSHEIQRRLHYFSQVELLNQRLQSPTLSVASEAFRECLNKIDECLNYIEENPKFKDAATYNVKYRQCLAKASGLVRNYVTGVINQATEATLHPKNNVPDASTALKAPDAAFALYYGKYQTAAAKVKRVAQLIEGRSEHSQDYAQLMADLQQHYLAQRASVMSPAVNASIQNVKIAHKGDHCSLTRSACAFLVHVCQDEQRLFYQFFSTGAQHLTVYLEGLCTILYDTMRPFIIHINHLETLAEICSILRIEMLEEHVQQNPAALEAFATIAHQLLQDVQERLVFRAHLYLQSDIQNFNPSSGDLAYPEKLEMMESIALSLQEPAPLRRSDSRASMISSVSSAVETESVDTAYRVKQMNSPADLHGMWYPTVRRTLVCLSRLYRCVDRPIFQGLSQEALKLCIQSVSHAAGKISATKTPIDGELFEIKHLLILREQIAPFRVDFTVKETSLDFSKVKTAAFGLLQKRKQLFSMGSNNALLEFLLEGTPQIKEHLLDSRKEVDRQLKSVCEKYIKDAVHMLVGPLVTFLEKAQSLLNQATPVTPQSPETAKVSYVLRQSPWASPQQISSIIQETQRLIKAKLAVLQRSMQLYLSNRDTEFIIFRPIRNNIIQSFVKLEQLLTTNGYSTDDMIITSCPSAEQVSILLSSASILAAEGVASFAAAARKISTSSSVEGSVTLGRKLSTLSNKSELLEEPKAEEAAAQIEVVPAEGPSTEKIVEEPQSQANSE
- the Sec5 gene encoding exocyst complex component 2 translates to MAPQPVVTGLSPKEGPPGTRVIIRGEFLGTRVQDLIGLKICGSDCLLSAEWKSPNKIIARTGPAKGKGDIIVTTQSGGMGTSTVQFRAYHETIGPLKESAVWIEESPSQNFAWGRRTLAQSGLTQEDPLGLSIEGNEQKIPEDLRDLFPEACGDLSQEHFSPSWFLLENHLATSFEDLKAGLSYLKRKVESQKEGQLSFLKSNAGSVIDQLDTLMNIRDKLQEDVKLHGNETLNVLETSIENSISESQKIFTDVLVRKEKADSTRSVLFALSRHKFLFCLPNSVDRRAKAGEYDIVVNDYSRAKNLFGKTEIPIFRKVLEEVDHRILSIRKQLHEKVVKMPQSVEQQKKLIKALISLELQQSGTPIGEKLRNIDPAWDAIEARAKYLEGTFRQTFEQHANKDSSAQEKVKSRDPSQAPSRVNFCEELCDIAASQLPDLWRLGQLYFTGELRGPHDPKPGDFKRMILNAIEKFCVYLRLAILIAADQRSLRQSSGLSWPIGSASATHQFLPWIPQCLRFTRIAYATLISLDLPSEALDIIQKLIDEVRLFCFSIIFKRATDRCKKLGSQESWELGVEEYPGATLLPAALETLLIETLDEVQSVCMQRETREGNLLEPQSDGQREVTQRLQELLSAFSGVIEELAFHSHDEETPTHNVSQLLGFPNAQQPDSVAGGGGGGAAAVTWEQRMLCCLANYAYCNKSFFARIGEIFVRYGYPLPTLAIETARYTVNQLFTNLLEEYVEHKGDPLVGTIEPSMYLGRFQWDHEMEIGQLRPYAHECCDNLVGVYSEIYSISPALLRPILESIVQTISEELARLMSCVQRFSFTGAIQAHVDIRLLRDSLEGYVNETAKNYFMEALEAINPPLSGEQKRKADEILERVKRNMRLQLLCFSVRDP